One Deinococcus seoulensis DNA window includes the following coding sequences:
- a CDS encoding 3'-5' exonuclease, producing MNVVVFDLETTGLSPERDGIVEIGAVRIVDGQVQEHLKYETLVRPTTPDGQTLMIPWRAEQVHGISNAMVRTAPTIAEVLPEFIEYVNGWPVVAHNIGFDGGFMRANAQRHGLTWAPASEHCTVQLSRRAFPKERAHNLTVLAERLGLNFAPGGRHRSFGDVQVTAQAYLRLMELIKLRA from the coding sequence GTGAATGTTGTCGTGTTCGACCTTGAAACCACGGGCCTCTCACCGGAACGGGACGGCATCGTGGAAATCGGCGCGGTGCGCATCGTGGACGGTCAGGTGCAGGAACACCTGAAGTACGAGACGCTGGTGCGCCCCACCACCCCCGACGGGCAGACCCTGATGATTCCCTGGCGGGCCGAGCAGGTGCACGGCATCAGCAACGCAATGGTCCGCACCGCCCCGACCATTGCCGAGGTCCTGCCGGAATTCATCGAGTACGTGAACGGCTGGCCGGTCGTGGCGCACAACATCGGCTTCGACGGCGGGTTCATGCGCGCCAACGCCCAGCGGCACGGCCTGACCTGGGCGCCCGCCAGTGAGCACTGCACCGTGCAACTCTCGCGCCGCGCCTTCCCGAAGGAACGCGCGCACAACCTGACGGTCCTGGCCGAACGGCTGGGCCTGAACTTCGCGCCCGGCGGCCGTCACCGGTCGTTCGGTGACGTGCAGGTGACCGCGCAGGCCTACCTGCGCCTGATGGAACTGATCAAGTTGCGGGCCTGA
- the mglB gene encoding GTPase-activating protein MglB yields the protein MIEPSLALYGDAFERVDQLIQDLLETTGVRYGLLVDRKGFVLSHKEALWAPRPPALDSVATLVASNAAATAALANMLGERTFSEQIHQGENGTLYVESVGTDSLLTLIFDASVPLGKVKVYAKKSITQIAAILEELKDIPPVQLGEDFSQGASALLDDLLG from the coding sequence ATGATTGAACCTTCACTGGCGCTGTACGGAGACGCGTTCGAACGCGTGGATCAGCTGATTCAGGACCTGCTGGAAACCACCGGCGTGCGCTACGGTCTGCTGGTCGACCGCAAGGGCTTCGTGCTGTCGCACAAGGAAGCGCTGTGGGCGCCGCGGCCCCCGGCGCTCGACAGTGTCGCCACGCTGGTCGCCAGTAACGCCGCCGCAACCGCCGCGCTGGCGAACATGCTGGGCGAACGCACCTTCAGTGAACAGATTCATCAGGGCGAGAACGGCACCCTGTACGTCGAGTCGGTCGGCACGGACTCCCTGCTGACCCTGATCTTCGACGCGAGCGTCCCGCTGGGCAAGGTGAAGGTGTACGCCAAGAAGAGCATCACGCAGATCGCCGCGATTCTCGAGGAACTCAAGGACATCCCCCCGGTGCAGCTGGGCGAGGACTTCAGCCAGGGCGCCAGCGCACTGCTCGACGACCTGCTGGGCTGA
- a CDS encoding ISAs1 family transposase — protein MRPPISPLPFLTQIPDWRAPTRIHYPWDALWTVILTGLLAGPPNILALTQWIAGHREVLCQHLGLDRLPQQAMIYRFFWSLDQHLPELQRALLDWVKAQHPTAHDHLVILAGDGKVLKGSAREGRTALSFLSVFFHELALTVAQVDQAGRHEAKGMQDLLPTLTTLFGNGWLMTLDAAYTERELTTRIDEAGGAYLVPLKNNTRSLKEWAKFAFTYPAHDHVVDVERRSGEVWERRTSVITGAQVPEDIKDGLCGVQTLIRREHQVTRRDGIQRVEVRYAVSSRLLTAQEAERIWRGHWGIENRSHHCRDVVLHEDACRLRKGAQGRAMLNGVMVALLSGRTRQITALVRRLTIDPLLALQLLIPELASR, from the coding sequence CGTGGGACGCCCTCTGGACCGTCATTCTCACTGGCCTCCTCGCCGGACCACCCAACATTCTCGCCCTCACCCAGTGGATCGCCGGACACCGCGAGGTGCTGTGCCAGCACCTCGGCCTCGACCGCCTCCCCCAGCAGGCTATGATCTACCGCTTCTTCTGGTCGCTGGACCAGCATCTTCCTGAACTGCAACGCGCCCTGCTGGATTGGGTGAAGGCTCAACATCCCACGGCGCATGACCACCTGGTCATCCTTGCCGGTGACGGCAAAGTCCTGAAAGGAAGCGCTCGAGAGGGCCGAACGGCCCTCTCGTTCCTATCGGTCTTCTTCCATGAGCTGGCGCTGACCGTCGCGCAGGTCGATCAAGCAGGGCGTCATGAAGCCAAAGGGATGCAGGATCTGCTCCCCACCCTCACGACCCTCTTCGGGAACGGGTGGCTCATGACGTTGGACGCCGCCTACACCGAGCGGGAACTCACCACTCGAATCGACGAGGCAGGCGGAGCCTACCTCGTCCCACTCAAGAACAACACCCGCTCGCTCAAGGAATGGGCGAAGTTCGCGTTCACATACCCGGCGCACGATCACGTCGTGGACGTCGAGCGGCGCAGTGGGGAAGTCTGGGAGCGGCGTACGTCGGTGATCACCGGTGCGCAGGTTCCGGAAGACATCAAGGACGGGTTGTGTGGCGTGCAGACGTTGATCCGTCGAGAACATCAGGTCACGCGCCGCGATGGCATACAACGGGTTGAGGTGCGGTATGCCGTCAGCAGCCGGCTGCTGACGGCTCAGGAAGCGGAGCGCATCTGGCGCGGTCACTGGGGTATAGAGAATCGAAGCCACCATTGCCGGGATGTCGTGCTGCACGAGGATGCGTGTCGGTTGCGCAAAGGAGCACAGGGACGGGCGATGCTCAATGGCGTGATGGTTGCTCTGCTCAGTGGAAGAACTCGTCAGATCACAGCACTGGTGCGCCGCCTGACCATTGATCCGTTGCTCGCTCTTCAACTCCTGATTCCTGAACTCGCGTCAAGATAA
- the mglA gene encoding GTPase MglA, whose protein sequence is MSTINFAAREINCKIVYYGPGMSGKTTNLKHVFSKVPGHLRGEMVSLATEDERTLFFDFLPLDLGTVQGFKTRFHLYTVPGQVFYNASRKLILRGVDGIVFVADSAPNRLRANAESMRNLRENLAEHGIDVKEVPIVLQINKRDLPDALPTSMIRSVIDPQGELQLFEAMSDKGVGVFETLKTVSRLVLERLSQNK, encoded by the coding sequence ATGAGCACCATCAACTTCGCTGCGCGCGAAATCAACTGCAAGATCGTGTACTACGGCCCCGGCATGAGCGGCAAGACCACCAACCTCAAGCACGTGTTCTCCAAGGTGCCCGGCCACCTGCGCGGCGAGATGGTCAGTCTGGCCACCGAGGACGAACGCACGCTGTTCTTCGACTTCCTGCCGCTGGACCTGGGCACCGTCCAGGGCTTCAAGACCCGCTTTCACCTGTACACCGTGCCGGGGCAGGTGTTCTACAACGCCAGCCGCAAACTGATCCTGCGCGGCGTGGACGGCATCGTGTTCGTGGCCGACAGCGCCCCCAACCGCCTGCGCGCCAACGCCGAGAGCATGCGCAACCTCCGCGAGAACCTCGCCGAGCACGGCATCGACGTGAAAGAAGTGCCGATCGTGCTGCAGATCAACAAACGCGACCTGCCCGACGCGCTGCCCACCAGCATGATCCGCTCCGTGATCGACCCGCAGGGCGAACTGCAACTGTTCGAGGCGATGTCCGACAAGGGCGTCGGCGTGTTCGAGACCCTCAAGACCGTCAGCCGCCTCGTGCTGGAACGCCTGTCCCAGAACAAGTAA
- a CDS encoding phosphodiester glycosidase family protein — MRIRGVQGNSGQAGTDLQVGRRLGWLGRAAIVSALLVSGVAAARPVAIGGLRQSAGLDSRQFVSGEALAVWTLPRLGVAVRNDPQDLRLQLGTRELRFSPQTGWRAVGFTLSARLPLPELAGGSLFVPLAALEVLGVRILADTPDLLDFAAPARVPTATLPPTPQPPAAQTPAAQGTTAQGTATPGPATQTPAVPAPATPAQAGQPSLPVPAPATPRPAASPARPAVSLPPAAPTPAFQPTANLGTIRVSRSMHRSVEVQRVVLEFNVPDARAVAYSVNREASGLRLTLPGVSSSPVQQTLESGDALTLDLTAGGSSLFLGTGGGRSEIFTLDSPARIVIDTTTYTDTSVPPPVNPDTLPTGVTYRQQGKLHLLSFDPALYQTRVVSAPAGRASGVADLVRAAGGVAGVNGGYFDPGSNLPVDLVAVGGLMTSGSLEKRATLGVTAQGDTLFGYPRPRYVLSGADPDGAPYSVTVNSVRARPAPDLLTAFVGDGRSSVGADSLTTLYVTPGSSSVLRAFTGSVVPPAGTLAVTFDHARFPQLPRAAGSPLTVTLDWRATDAPWSGAVDALSAGPLLVQGGKVVVDPVREGFNTTASIWRPTRQVAFGTLSGRPTIAYLEYGSPETFAAALAGAGVRDAVRLDSGSSATAYVTGGYADLGGYLNTVWSRTVPNALVLVPRPGTAAAAKK, encoded by the coding sequence GTGAGGATCAGGGGCGTTCAGGGGAACAGCGGGCAGGCAGGCACGGACCTTCAGGTGGGCAGGCGACTGGGATGGCTGGGCAGGGCGGCCATCGTGTCGGCGCTGCTGGTGTCCGGCGTGGCCGCCGCGCGCCCCGTGGCGATCGGCGGGTTACGGCAGAGTGCGGGCCTGGACTCCCGGCAGTTCGTGAGTGGCGAGGCGCTGGCCGTGTGGACCCTGCCGCGCCTGGGGGTCGCGGTCCGCAACGATCCGCAGGACCTGCGGCTGCAACTGGGCACGCGGGAACTGCGCTTCTCGCCGCAGACCGGCTGGCGGGCCGTGGGGTTCACGCTGAGTGCGCGGCTGCCGCTGCCGGAACTGGCGGGCGGCAGCCTGTTCGTGCCGCTGGCGGCGCTGGAGGTGCTGGGCGTGCGGATCCTGGCGGACACGCCGGACCTGCTGGATTTCGCTGCCCCGGCCCGCGTGCCCACCGCGACGTTGCCTCCCACGCCCCAGCCCCCCGCAGCCCAGACCCCCGCAGCCCAGGGGACCACGGCACAGGGGACCGCAACACCGGGACCCGCAACACAGACGCCCGCAGTCCCTGCACCTGCCACCCCCGCGCAGGCGGGGCAGCCCTCCCTGCCCGTCCCGGCGCCAGCGACCCCGCGTCCGGCCGCCTCGCCCGCGCGGCCTGCCGTCAGCCTGCCCCCGGCGGCCCCCACCCCGGCGTTCCAGCCGACCGCGAACCTGGGCACCATCCGCGTGAGCCGCAGCATGCACCGCAGCGTGGAAGTGCAGCGCGTGGTCCTGGAATTCAACGTGCCGGACGCACGCGCCGTCGCGTACAGCGTGAACCGCGAGGCCAGCGGACTGCGCCTCACGCTGCCCGGCGTGAGCAGCTCGCCCGTGCAGCAGACCCTGGAATCCGGGGACGCCCTGACCCTGGACCTCACGGCGGGCGGCAGCAGCCTGTTCCTGGGGACCGGCGGGGGCCGCAGTGAGATCTTCACGCTGGACAGCCCGGCCCGCATCGTGATCGACACGACCACCTACACCGACACCAGCGTCCCGCCGCCCGTGAACCCGGACACGCTGCCCACCGGGGTCACGTACCGCCAGCAGGGCAAACTGCACCTGCTGAGCTTCGACCCGGCGCTGTACCAGACGCGCGTGGTCAGCGCCCCGGCCGGGCGGGCCAGCGGCGTGGCGGACCTCGTGCGGGCGGCGGGCGGCGTGGCGGGCGTGAACGGCGGGTACTTCGATCCGGGCAGCAACCTGCCGGTCGATCTGGTCGCCGTGGGCGGCCTGATGACTTCCGGCAGTCTGGAGAAACGCGCGACGCTGGGCGTGACCGCGCAGGGCGACACGCTGTTCGGGTACCCCCGCCCCCGCTACGTCCTGAGCGGCGCGGACCCGGACGGCGCGCCGTACAGCGTCACCGTGAACAGCGTGCGCGCCCGGCCCGCCCCGGACCTGCTGACCGCCTTCGTCGGTGACGGCCGCAGCAGCGTCGGCGCGGACAGCCTGACCACGCTGTACGTCACGCCGGGCAGCAGCAGCGTCCTGCGGGCCTTCACGGGAAGTGTCGTTCCGCCCGCCGGGACGCTGGCCGTCACGTTCGACCACGCCCGCTTTCCGCAGTTACCCCGCGCGGCCGGGTCGCCGCTGACCGTCACGCTGGACTGGCGCGCCACCGACGCCCCCTGGAGCGGCGCCGTGGACGCCCTGAGCGCCGGGCCGCTGCTGGTGCAGGGCGGGAAGGTCGTGGTGGACCCGGTCCGCGAGGGCTTCAACACGACCGCCAGCATCTGGCGACCCACCCGGCAGGTGGCGTTCGGCACGCTGAGCGGACGGCCCACCATCGCCTACCTGGAGTACGGCAGTCCCGAAACGTTCGCCGCCGCGCTGGCCGGGGCCGGCGTGCGGGACGCCGTGCGGCTCGACAGTGGCAGCAGCGCCACCGCGTACGTCACGGGCGGGTACGCCGACCTGGGCGGGTACCTGAACACCGTCTGGAGCCGCACCGTGCCCAACGCGCTGGTGCTGGTGCCGCGCCCCGGCACGGCCGCCGCCGCGAAGAAGTAG
- the trmFO gene encoding methylenetetrahydrofolate--tRNA-(uracil(54)-C(5))-methyltransferase (FADH(2)-oxidizing) TrmFO: protein MSERMITVIGAGLAGSEAALAAARLGVRVRLYEMRPVKMTPAHRSGNFAELVCSNSLGGEGELQSKGLLQAELRSVGGAIVGAADASKLPAGNALAVERDEFSERVTRAVREHPLIEVLGEEVTAVPEGIAVIASGPLTSDALAADMARLTGSERLSFYDAAAPVIAFDSIDMDVAWRAGRYEQSADYINCPFTKDEYLAFFGALEQARAHTPHDWEKLEFFEGCMPIEEIARRGIDTPRFGPMSPKGLDDPRTGRWPYAVAQLRQEDREGRMWSLVGFQTGLKWGDQKVVVNLIPGLGNAEIVRYGVMHRNTYLNAPLVLESTLQLKADPTKLVAGVLAGTEGYLESAATGWLAGTNAARLALGLEPLTPPAESMLGGLTRYLASANPKGFQPMNVNWALVPELPAEINERTGKPRKLGKREKRPVMFRRGLGAFMAWAQDEAGLTVTPPPVREPEVVEPAGA from the coding sequence ATGAGCGAGCGAATGATCACAGTGATTGGTGCGGGACTGGCGGGGTCCGAGGCGGCCCTGGCGGCGGCGCGGCTGGGCGTGCGGGTGCGCCTCTATGAGATGCGGCCCGTGAAGATGACCCCGGCGCACCGCAGCGGGAATTTCGCGGAGCTGGTGTGCAGTAACTCGCTGGGCGGCGAGGGTGAGTTGCAGAGCAAGGGCTTGCTTCAGGCCGAGTTGCGGAGTGTGGGGGGCGCGATCGTGGGCGCGGCGGACGCCTCCAAACTGCCGGCGGGGAATGCGCTGGCGGTCGAGCGGGACGAGTTCAGTGAGCGGGTGACGCGCGCGGTGCGGGAGCATCCGCTGATCGAGGTGCTGGGCGAGGAGGTCACGGCCGTGCCGGAGGGCATCGCGGTGATCGCGTCGGGGCCGCTGACGTCGGACGCGCTGGCGGCGGACATGGCCCGCCTGACCGGCAGCGAGCGCCTGAGCTTCTATGACGCGGCGGCGCCCGTGATCGCGTTCGACTCCATCGACATGGACGTGGCGTGGCGGGCGGGGCGGTACGAGCAGAGCGCGGATTACATCAACTGCCCTTTCACGAAGGACGAGTACCTGGCGTTCTTCGGGGCGCTGGAGCAGGCGCGCGCGCACACGCCGCACGACTGGGAGAAGCTGGAGTTCTTCGAGGGTTGCATGCCCATCGAGGAGATCGCCCGGCGCGGGATCGACACGCCGCGCTTCGGGCCGATGTCGCCCAAGGGGCTGGACGATCCGAGGACGGGGCGCTGGCCGTACGCGGTGGCGCAGCTGCGTCAGGAGGACCGCGAGGGCCGCATGTGGTCGCTGGTGGGCTTCCAGACGGGCCTGAAGTGGGGGGATCAGAAGGTGGTCGTGAACCTGATTCCGGGCCTGGGGAACGCCGAGATCGTCCGGTACGGCGTGATGCACCGCAACACGTACCTGAATGCGCCGCTGGTGCTGGAGTCCACGCTGCAACTGAAGGCCGACCCGACGAAGCTGGTGGCGGGCGTCCTGGCGGGCACGGAGGGGTACCTGGAGTCGGCGGCGACCGGCTGGCTGGCCGGAACGAACGCCGCGCGACTGGCGCTGGGCCTCGAACCTCTCACGCCGCCTGCCGAGAGCATGCTGGGTGGCCTGACCCGTTACCTGGCGAGCGCGAACCCGAAGGGGTTCCAGCCGATGAACGTGAACTGGGCGCTGGTGCCGGAACTGCCGGCCGAGATCAACGAGCGGACCGGCAAGCCCCGCAAGCTGGGTAAGCGCGAGAAACGCCCGGTGATGTTCCGCCGGGGCCTGGGGGCGTTCATGGCGTGGGCGCAGGACGAGGCGGGCCTGACGGTCACGCCGCCGCCCGTCCGTGAGCCTGAAGTAGTAGAGCCCGCCGGAGCGTAA
- the murD gene encoding UDP-N-acetylmuramoyl-L-alanine--D-glutamate ligase, producing MVGGVKLDGVLVYGLGRSGRGAARFLAREGVRGEWLDARPAAEDLALMDELGWERGDVTRPYRTVVAAPGVPIDHPDLTALRAAGAEVIGEVALAARLRPALPMVGVTGTAGKGSTTVLVAHLLRACGLNAREGGNIDPPLLDVVDTAQVAVVELSSFQLERVPGVRLPVAVITNLGVDHIDRHGTVGAYHAAKLNITAAQEAGDVLIVPADLTVPTRAHLQPFTPARLALADGTPVLDADALPDGIHPANAAAAILAAEALLRHLGRPVDTGVLAGALGTAAPVKGRFETVARVGGVRFIEDSIATRTLAVQAALERATPPVAWLVGGRDKGADLAPLRAAAAGRVAQVIAFGEDGETLARGLGLPYRAVPGDTGDESMDRAVQAGLDALGSAGGEAQGTVLLAPIGTSFDQFRDYRQRGDSFSRAARALAARLGDRA from the coding sequence ATGGTGGGTGGCGTGAAGCTTGACGGGGTGCTGGTGTACGGGTTGGGACGGAGTGGGCGCGGCGCGGCGCGGTTCCTGGCGCGGGAGGGCGTGCGCGGCGAGTGGCTGGACGCGCGCCCGGCGGCAGAGGACCTCGCGCTGATGGACGAACTGGGCTGGGAGCGGGGCGACGTGACCCGCCCCTACCGGACGGTGGTGGCCGCGCCGGGCGTGCCCATTGATCACCCGGACCTGACGGCGCTGCGGGCGGCGGGGGCCGAGGTGATCGGTGAGGTGGCGCTCGCGGCGCGGCTGCGGCCCGCGTTGCCGATGGTGGGCGTGACCGGCACGGCCGGGAAGGGCAGCACGACCGTGCTGGTCGCGCACCTGCTGCGCGCGTGCGGCCTGAACGCCCGCGAGGGCGGGAACATCGACCCGCCGCTGCTGGACGTGGTGGACACGGCGCAGGTGGCGGTCGTGGAACTGTCGAGCTTTCAGCTGGAGCGGGTGCCGGGCGTGCGGTTGCCGGTGGCGGTCATCACGAACCTGGGCGTGGATCACATCGACCGGCACGGTACGGTCGGGGCGTACCACGCGGCCAAGTTGAACATCACGGCGGCGCAGGAGGCCGGGGACGTGCTGATCGTCCCGGCGGACCTGACCGTGCCCACGCGCGCCCACCTTCAGCCGTTCACGCCCGCGAGGCTGGCCCTGGCCGACGGGACGCCCGTGCTGGACGCCGACGCGCTGCCGGACGGCATTCACCCGGCGAACGCGGCGGCGGCGATCCTGGCGGCCGAGGCGTTGCTGCGGCACCTGGGCCGCCCGGTCGATACGGGCGTGCTGGCCGGCGCGCTGGGCACGGCCGCCCCCGTGAAGGGCCGCTTCGAGACGGTGGCCCGCGTGGGCGGCGTGCGCTTCATCGAGGATTCCATCGCCACGCGCACCCTGGCGGTGCAGGCGGCGCTGGAACGGGCCACGCCTCCGGTCGCGTGGCTGGTGGGCGGCCGTGACAAGGGCGCGGACCTCGCGCCGCTGCGGGCGGCGGCGGCCGGGCGGGTCGCGCAGGTCATCGCGTTCGGTGAGGACGGCGAGACCCTGGCCCGCGGGCTGGGCCTCCCCTACCGGGCCGTGCCGGGCGACACCGGCGACGAGAGCATGGACCGCGCGGTGCAGGCGGGCCTGGACGCCCTGGGCAGCGCGGGCGGGGAGGCGCAGGGCACGGTGCTGCTGGCCCCGATCGGCACGAGCTTCGATCAGTTCCGGGATTACCGGCAGCGGGGCGACAGTTTCAGCCGCGCCGCCCGCGCCCTGGCCGCCCGCCTGGGGGACCGCGCGTGA
- a CDS encoding FtsW/RodA/SpoVE family cell cycle protein, with product MSVQLVIAQIMLMSLGLLGIATTEPDKILEHGSKMVVAVLLTLTLARLRPRAFLRVGPWFWGFTLFLLLLVPFIGVGTAESAGTRRWLDFGPVRFQPSELGKLGLVLMLASFFARRGVQKKLISATGMILLTTILVLVEPDLGTSVLMFGLGIILMYAAGVRISNISGLLLAITMMILPLIGTYLERHPYIMSRLTSHQNAEQIREIGLDQIGMAHRDLNFGGLWGQGPDGLRFNYFGEHTDMIVASVGFTSGLLGVAMLLFAYWLIVATALEVAHLASRVRPMTPEIHGASILAIGSMFMIVGQAFVNLCVAAGVFPVTGVPLPLVSYGFSSMLTMSLALAIIHSAMREVRRHLPEESQSPDALPLSAD from the coding sequence GTGAGCGTTCAACTGGTCATCGCGCAGATCATGCTCATGAGCCTCGGGCTGCTGGGGATCGCCACGACCGAACCCGACAAGATCCTCGAGCACGGCAGCAAGATGGTCGTTGCCGTACTGCTGACCCTCACGCTGGCCCGGTTGCGTCCCCGCGCGTTCCTGCGGGTCGGCCCGTGGTTCTGGGGGTTCACGCTGTTTCTGCTGCTGCTCGTGCCGTTCATCGGGGTCGGTACTGCCGAGAGTGCAGGCACGCGCCGCTGGCTGGATTTCGGCCCGGTGCGCTTCCAGCCGTCCGAGCTGGGCAAACTGGGCCTGGTCCTGATGCTCGCGTCGTTCTTCGCGCGGCGCGGCGTGCAGAAGAAACTCATCAGCGCCACCGGCATGATCCTGCTGACCACCATCCTGGTGCTGGTCGAACCGGACCTGGGCACCAGCGTCCTGATGTTCGGGCTGGGCATCATCCTCATGTACGCCGCCGGGGTGCGGATCAGCAACATCAGCGGGCTGCTGCTGGCCATCACCATGATGATCCTGCCGCTGATCGGCACGTACCTGGAACGGCACCCGTACATCATGTCCCGCCTGACCTCGCACCAGAACGCCGAGCAGATCCGCGAGATCGGCCTCGACCAGATCGGGATGGCGCACCGGGACCTGAACTTCGGCGGTCTGTGGGGCCAGGGGCCGGACGGCCTGCGCTTCAACTACTTCGGCGAGCACACCGACATGATCGTCGCGTCCGTGGGCTTCACGTCGGGCCTGCTGGGCGTCGCCATGCTGCTGTTCGCGTACTGGCTGATCGTCGCCACGGCGCTGGAGGTCGCGCATCTCGCCAGCCGCGTGCGTCCCATGACGCCCGAGATTCACGGCGCCAGCATCCTCGCGATAGGGTCGATGTTCATGATCGTCGGGCAGGCCTTCGTGAACCTGTGCGTCGCCGCCGGGGTCTTCCCCGTCACGGGCGTGCCGCTGCCGCTCGTCAGTTACGGCTTTTCCAGCATGCTGACCATGAGTCTCGCCCTGGCGATCATCCACTCCGCCATGCGCGAGGTGCGCCGCCACCTGCCCGAGGAAAGCCAGAGCCCGGACGCCCTGCCGCTCAGCGCCGACTGA